From Stegostoma tigrinum isolate sSteTig4 chromosome 4, sSteTig4.hap1, whole genome shotgun sequence, a single genomic window includes:
- the mea1 gene encoding male-enhanced antigen 1: MLLFRGALVDRMFMGELRRKLLLLVRVQACGLWMEVAAWTMSPERVLPEPEDEQQQQPPQELGAGPGPVPAHWSSEEEEEEEEEEEESGGGPGSPSPGGGYQYLPLSQEPGPGAAAEPDIGERLQELRLYLPEAPVDSDEEEEEGGTPSSRQSIPMDPEHVELVKRTMAAIKIPSLGVPSWAQEISDEQWQSVVQQTIETRRSTLEVKERGQQ; the protein is encoded by the exons ATGCTCTTGTTTCGCGGAGCCCTCGTTGACCGGATGTTTATGGGTGAGCTGAGACGGAAGTTGCTGTTATTGGTGCGGGTTCAGGCTTGTGGCCTGTGGATGGAAGTTGCGGCCTGGACAATGAGTCCGGAGCGAGTCTTACCCGAACCCGAGGatgagcagcagcagcagcctcCGCAGGAATTGGGCGCTGGTCCTGGCCCGGTTCCGGCCCACTGGAGCagtgaggaggaggaagaagaagaagaagaagaagaagagtcCGGTGGAGGCCCCGGGTCCCCTAGTCCCGGCGGCGGTTATCAGTATCTGCCCTTGAGTCAGGAGCCTGGGCCTGGGGCCGCTGCTGAGCCCGATATCGGGGAGAGGCTGCAG GAATTGCGACTTTATCTCCCTGAAGCACCAGTGGACAGTGacgaggaggaggaagagggaggAACTCCAAGCAGTCGGCAATCTATACCCATGGACCCAG AACATGTGGAATTGGTGAAGAGGACCATGGCTGCAATCAAGATCCCAAGCCTGGGAGTCCCTTCGTGGGCCCAAGAAATCTCTGATGAACAATGGCAGTCTGTCGTTCAACAAACAATAGAAACCAGGCGCTCAACATTGGAAGTAAAGGAGCGGGGTCAGCAATGA